In Magnolia sinica isolate HGM2019 chromosome 12, MsV1, whole genome shotgun sequence, a single genomic region encodes these proteins:
- the LOC131220672 gene encoding F-box protein At5g07610-like yields MAMMMDDKKRKGCTVITTAMEMFTDNGDIITKIFTHLPVKSLFRFKCVSKHWLSLISDPTFSQKHYSFHRPSPDSSISSFFLQPAPRIFDYLSPEFAPIDRPNSGVPDPSLSFLEEGFELKNSCNGLLFCQRNMGEDITYCVCNPTIMEYKLLPQLPKNKFIYCSSIVFDPSKSPHYKVVCVSRTKLKHVGIDIYSSQTGLWRASVEAFYEDRWLLNEKGVLWNGALHWTTLRKSFVSFHVERESFWTTKMPPKSSRSDSQTCRYFGESNGHLYFIETDDSCKTILPIEFDIWEMEHDYSQWCVRYHVNLDAMVKAYPEMLVPRVIYFNPDKEKYPERGPLCVSFTVLHLLLQERGEEVLWIYIPGKIIKYQIRDGTFVDYYDLPRRTYYGLHFSGYSWHDVFKFSNTLSSVQSSHSLC; encoded by the coding sequence ATGGCGATGATGATGGATGATAAAAAAAGAAAGGGATGCACAGTCATTACAACAGCAATGGAGATGTTTACTGACAATGGTGATATAATAACAAAAATCTTCACTCACTTGCCTGTTAAATCTCTTTTCAGATTCAAGTGTGTTTCCAAGCATTGGCTTTCTCTCATCTCAGATCCCACCTTCTCTCAAAAACACTACTCCTTCCACCGACCCTCTCCAGATTCCTCCATCTCCTCCTTCTTCCTTCAGCCAGCTCCTAGAATCTTCGACTATTTATCGCCCGAATTTGCTCCAATTGATAGACCTAACTCCGGAGTCCCCgatccatctctctctttcttagaagAAGGCTTCGAACTCAAGAATTCCTGCAACGGCCTTCTCTTCTGTCAACGTAATATGGGTGAAGATATTACCTACTGTGTTTGCAACCCTACCATCATGGAATACAAGCTTCTTCCACAACTTCCTAAAAACAAGTTCATCTACTGCAGCAGCATTGTATTTGATCCGTCCAAGTCCCCCCACTACAAAGTAGTATGCGTATCACGTACAAAACTCAAACATGTCGGCATAGATATCTATTCTTCTCAGACGGGGTTGTGGAGAGCATCAGTAGAAGCTTTCTATGAAGATCGTTGGTTGCTCAATGAGAAGGGAGTGTTATGGAACGGTGCACTGCATTGGACAACTCTTCGTAAATCATTCGTCTCCTTCCATGTTGAAAGGGAATCCTTTTGGACAACGAAGATGCCTCCAAAATCAAGCCGATCGGACTCCCAGACATGCAGATATTTTGGAGAGTCAAATGGGCATTTATACTTTATAGAGACTGATGATAGTTGCAAGACCATATTGCCAATTGAATTCGATATATGGGAGATGGAGCATGACTACTCTCAGTGGTGCGTTAGGTATCATGTTAACCTCGATGCAATGGTGAAGGCATATCCTGAGATGTTGGTGCCTAGAGTTATATACTTCAACCCAGACAAAGAGAAATACCCAGAGCGCGGGCCGCTTTGTGTTTCATTTACTGTattgcatcttcttcttcaagaAAGAGGGGAAGAGGTGTTGTGGATATACATACCTGGAAAGATCATCAAGTATCAGATTAGAGATGGAACCTTTGTGGACTACTATGATTTGCCACGTCGAACATACTATGGCCTTCATTTTTCCGGGTATTCATGGCATGATGTTTTTAAATTCTCGAATACCCTCTCATCCGTTCAATCTTCACATTCTTTGTGTTAG